The proteins below are encoded in one region of Lycium ferocissimum isolate CSIRO_LF1 unplaced genomic scaffold, AGI_CSIRO_Lferr_CH_V1 ctg1562, whole genome shotgun sequence:
- the LOC132042487 gene encoding uncharacterized protein LOC132042487, with product MNFYTGGSSNNNDENSSSSSSSLDLDDTIAEEQQVILQNIWMNNYMLQYLQEYQNNEVFRVGSVPAHDTYFEQHADAMGRFGLSIVQKITAVFRMLAYGLPADATDEYVKIRESTAIESMKRFCRAIVEVFGQPYLRSPTANDVARLLHIGEQRGFPGMLGSLDCMHCRWKNCATAWAGQYAGRSGSPTIILEAGADYDLWIWHAYFGPSRFWRKEVLHDILTSCIILHNMIIEDERDLNAPIQDAWEGPTPTVEMVVDENYRFEQFLARHKKIKNKDAHFALRNALVEHLWEQRTNHGS from the exons ATGAATTTCTATACTGGAGGTTCTTctaataataatgatgaaaattcctcttcatcatcatcatctctaGATTTAGATGATACTATTGCAGAAGAGCAGCAAGTAATCTTGCAAAATATTTGGATGAACAACTATATGTTGCAATATTTGCAAGAAtatcaaaataatgaagtttTCAGAGTTGGCTCTGTTCCAG CTCATGATACATACTTCGAACAACATGCTGATGCGATGGGTAGATTTGGTTTATCTATTGTACAAAAAATCACAGCTGTGTTTAGAATGTTGGCATATGGCTTGCCAGCGGATGCCACTGACGAATATGTGAAAATCAGAGAGTCAACTGCAATTGAAAGCATGAAGAGATTTTGTCGAGCTATCGTAGAGGTTTTTGGCCAGCCGTATCTGAGATCACCAACAGCTAACGATGTTGCAAGGCTTCTTCACATCGGTGAGCAACGTGGTTTTCCAGGAATGCTAGGTAGTCTAGATTGCATGCATTGCAGATGGAAAAATTGTGCAACAGCATGGGCTGGACAATATGCAGGTCGTAGTGGATCCCCAACAATAATTCTTGAAGCTGGAGCTGATTATGACCTTTGGATATGGCATGCATATTTTG GGCCGTCGcgtttttggagaaaagaagTGCTACATGATATATTAACATCATGTATTATACTGCACAACATGATAATCGAGGATGAGCGTGATCTTAATGCACCAATTCAAGATGCTTGGGAAGGTCCAACTCCAACAGTAGAAATGGTAGTAGATGAAAATTATCGATTTGAACAATTTTTAGCTCgacacaaaaaaattaagaacaaagatGCTCATTTTGCACTTCGTAATGCATTAGTAGAGCATTTATGGGAGCAACGTACTAATCATGGAAGTTGA